The window GCCCGTCACCTTCCGCATCTCTTCGGCCGCAAGCGTACGGGAGCGTGCGAGGGCGTCGTTCACCGCCGCGCGGACCAGGTCCTGCAGCATCCCCACGTCGTCGGGGGAGACCACTTCCTTTTCGATGCGCACGGAGAGGAGCTCCTGGCGGCCGTTCATGACGGCCACCACCATGCCGCCGCCGGCCGACCCCTCGACCGTGCGCCCTCCCAGCTCCTCCTGAAGACGCTGGAACCGGTCGCGCACCTCCTGCGCCTGCCGCATCATGTCCTTGAAGTCC of the Deltaproteobacteria bacterium genome contains:
- a CDS encoding YbaB/EbfC family nucleoid-associated protein translates to MTDFKDMMRQAQEVRDRFQRLQEELGGRTVEGSAGGGMVVAVMNGRQELLSVRIEKEVVSPDDVGMLQDLVRAAVNDALARSRTLAAEEMRKVTGGMLPPGIL